A single genomic interval of Lepidochelys kempii isolate rLepKem1 chromosome 13, rLepKem1.hap2, whole genome shotgun sequence harbors:
- the SGK2 gene encoding serine/threonine-protein kinase Sgk2 isoform X5, with the protein MDRSKNPDNSPQPLTPTDNINLGPSANPNAKPTDFDFLKVIGKGSFGKVLLAKRKSDGMSYAVKVLQKKSILKKKEQTHIMAERNVLLKNVKHPFLVGLHYSFQTSEKLYFVLDYVNGGELFFHLQRERCFCEPRARFYAAEVASAVGYLHSLNIIYRDLKPENILLDCQGHVVLTDFGLCKEGMEPEETTSTFCGTPEYLAPEVLRKQPYDRTVDWWCLGAVLYEMLFGLPPFYSQDVSQMYDNILHQPLQIQGTKTMAACGILQGLLHKDQKRRLGAKMDFLEIKNHVFFSPINWDDLYHKRITPPFNPNVSGPADLRHFDPEFTQEVVSSSITRTPDLAASSSSVSDAFLGFSYAPTDEDFQVFK; encoded by the exons TGCCAAGCCAACGGATTTTGATTTTCTGAAAGTTATTGGCAAAGGAAGCTTTGGAAAA GTTCTCCTGGCCAAACGCAAGTCTGATGGGATGTCTTATGCTGTGAAAGTCTTGCAGAAGAAATCCATCCTGAAGAAAAAGGAG CAAACCCACATTATGGCGGAACGCAACGTGCTGCTGAAAAACGTGAAACATCCTTTCCTGGTGGGCCTCCACTACTCTTTCCAGACCTCTGAGAAGCTCTACTTTGTGCTAGACTATGTCAATGGAGGAGAG ctctTCTTCCACCTGCAAAGGGAGCGCTGTTTCTGTGAACCTCGTGCCCGCTTTTATGCAGCTGAAGTAGCCAGTGCAGTAGGGTACCTGCATTCCTTGAACATAATCTACAG GGACTTAAAACCTGAAAACATCCTCCTGGACTGCCAG GGACACGTAGTGCTGACAGACTTTGGACTTTGCAAAGAAGGAATGGAGCCAGAGGAAACGACATCAACTTTCTGTGGCACCCCAGAG TACTTGGCCCCAGAAGTGCTAAGAAAACAACCCTATGACAGAACAGTAGACTGGTGGTGTCTGGGAGCTGTCCTCTATGAGATGCTGTTTGGGTTG CCTCCCTTTTACAGCCAGGATGTGTCTCAGATGTATGACAATATTCTACACCAGCCACTCCAGATCCAAGGAACCAAGACCATGGCAGCTTGTGGTATCTTACAGGGACTGCTTCACAAAGACCAGAAGAGGAGGCTGGGGGCCAAGATGGATTTT CTGGAGATAAAGAATCATGTGTTCTTCAGCCCAATAAACTGGGATGACTTGTATCACAAGAGGATCACTCCTCCCTTCAACCCCAATGTG TCGGGTCCTGCTGATCTGCGACATTTTGACCCAGAGTTCACCCAAGAAGTGGTCTCGAGCTCCATCACCCGGACCCCTGACTTAGCAGCCAGCAGCTCCAGTGTCTCAGATGCTTTTTTAGGGTTTTCTTATGCACCGACTGATGAGGACTTTCAGGTTTTTAAATAG
- the IFT52 gene encoding intraflagellar transport protein 52 homolog isoform X2, translating to MEDTEFEVLKKYLEEGGDILVMLGEGGESRYDTNINFLLEEYGIMVNNDAVVRNVYYKYFHPKEALVSNGVLNREISRAAGKAVLGIMDEDNSGNDSQALTFVYPFGATLNVMKPAVAVLSTGSVCFPLNRPILAFYHYKNQGGKMAVLGSCHMFSDQYLDKEENGKIMDVIFQWLTTTDIHLNQIDAEDPEISDYTMLPDIATLSERLRVCLQEGDENPRDFTTLFDMSIYQLDTTSLPKVIKSYEQLNVKHEPLQLIQPQFETPLPALQPAVFPPAFRELPPPSLDLFDLDETFSSEKARLAQITNKCTEDDLEFYVRKCGDILGVTNKLPKEQQDAKHILEHIFFQVVEFKKLNQEHDIDTSEAGFQNGY from the exons ATGGAAGATACAGAG TTTGAGGTTCTGAAGAAATATCTAGAAGAGGGTGGGGATATCCTGGTGATGCTGGGAGAAGGTGGTGAATCCCGATATGACACCAATATTAACTTCTTGTTAGAAGAGTATGGAATCATGGTCAATAATG atGCTGTGGTGAGAAATGTATATTATAAGTACTTTCATCCTAAGGAAGCCTTAGTCTCCAATGGAGTTTTGAATAG GGAAATCAGCAGAGCTGCAGGGAAAGCAGTGCTTGGGATAATGGATGAAGACAACAGTGGAAATGACTCACA GGCTCTCACTTTTGTGTATCCATTTGGTGCCACACTGAATGTGATGAAACCAGCAGTGGCTGTTCTGTCCACAGGATCTGTCTGCTTTCCACTCAACAGACCCATTCTGGCTTTTTACCATTATAAG AACCAAGGTGGAAAAATGGCAGTGTTGGGATCTTGCCACATGTTCAGTGACCAATATTTGGATAAAGAAGAAAATGGCAAGATCATG GATGTGATTTTCCAGTGGCTCACAACCACGGACATCCATTTAAATCAGATTGATGCAGAGGACCCTGAG ATTTCAGACTATACGATGCTTCCGGATATAGCCACGCTGTCTGAGCGACTACGAGTGTGTCTACAAGAGGGAGACGAGAACCCACGAGATTTCACAACGCTTTTTGATATGTCAATTTATCAGCTGGATACAACCTCCCTCCCTAAAGTTATCAA ATCTTATGAACAGCTGAATGTGAAACATGAACCTCTCCAGCTCATTCAGCCTCAGTTTGAGACTCCACTACCTGCACTCCAGCCAGCT GTTTTCCCACCTGCTTTCAGAGAATTACCTCCGCCCAGTCTGGACCTGTTTGACTTAGATGAAACGTTCTCCTCTGAGAAAGCTCGTCTTGCACAGATTACAAACAAAT GTACTGAAGACGACCTGGAGTTTTATGTCAGAAAATGTGGTGATATCTTAGGGGTAACAAACAAACTCCCAAAGGAGCAGCAAGATGCCAAGCATATCTTGGAGCACATCTTCTTCCAAGTGGTGGAGTTCAAGAAGTTGAATCAG GAACATGATATTGACACAAGTGAAGCTGGATTCCAGAATGGTTACTGA
- the IFT52 gene encoding intraflagellar transport protein 52 homolog isoform X3 — protein sequence MLGEGGESRYDTNINFLLEEYGIMVNNDAVVRNVYYKYFHPKEALVSNGVLNREISRAAGKAVLGIMDEDNSGNDSQALTFVYPFGATLNVMKPAVAVLSTGSVCFPLNRPILAFYHYKNQGGKMAVLGSCHMFSDQYLDKEENGKIMDVIFQWLTTTDIHLNQIDAEDPEISDYTMLPDIATLSERLRVCLQEGDENPRDFTTLFDMSIYQLDTTSLPKVIKSYEQLNVKHEPLQLIQPQFETPLPALQPAVFPPAFRELPPPSLDLFDLDETFSSEKARLAQITNKCTEDDLEFYVRKCGDILGVTNKLPKEQQDAKHILEHIFFQVVEFKKLNQEHDIDTSEAGFQNGY from the exons ATGCTGGGAGAAGGTGGTGAATCCCGATATGACACCAATATTAACTTCTTGTTAGAAGAGTATGGAATCATGGTCAATAATG atGCTGTGGTGAGAAATGTATATTATAAGTACTTTCATCCTAAGGAAGCCTTAGTCTCCAATGGAGTTTTGAATAG GGAAATCAGCAGAGCTGCAGGGAAAGCAGTGCTTGGGATAATGGATGAAGACAACAGTGGAAATGACTCACA GGCTCTCACTTTTGTGTATCCATTTGGTGCCACACTGAATGTGATGAAACCAGCAGTGGCTGTTCTGTCCACAGGATCTGTCTGCTTTCCACTCAACAGACCCATTCTGGCTTTTTACCATTATAAG AACCAAGGTGGAAAAATGGCAGTGTTGGGATCTTGCCACATGTTCAGTGACCAATATTTGGATAAAGAAGAAAATGGCAAGATCATG GATGTGATTTTCCAGTGGCTCACAACCACGGACATCCATTTAAATCAGATTGATGCAGAGGACCCTGAG ATTTCAGACTATACGATGCTTCCGGATATAGCCACGCTGTCTGAGCGACTACGAGTGTGTCTACAAGAGGGAGACGAGAACCCACGAGATTTCACAACGCTTTTTGATATGTCAATTTATCAGCTGGATACAACCTCCCTCCCTAAAGTTATCAA ATCTTATGAACAGCTGAATGTGAAACATGAACCTCTCCAGCTCATTCAGCCTCAGTTTGAGACTCCACTACCTGCACTCCAGCCAGCT GTTTTCCCACCTGCTTTCAGAGAATTACCTCCGCCCAGTCTGGACCTGTTTGACTTAGATGAAACGTTCTCCTCTGAGAAAGCTCGTCTTGCACAGATTACAAACAAAT GTACTGAAGACGACCTGGAGTTTTATGTCAGAAAATGTGGTGATATCTTAGGGGTAACAAACAAACTCCCAAAGGAGCAGCAAGATGCCAAGCATATCTTGGAGCACATCTTCTTCCAAGTGGTGGAGTTCAAGAAGTTGAATCAG GAACATGATATTGACACAAGTGAAGCTGGATTCCAGAATGGTTACTGA
- the IFT52 gene encoding intraflagellar transport protein 52 homolog isoform X1, with translation MVATPRVTMETELRNTIVFNASKKEIFTVNSGYKSLQKRLRSKWKIQSLKDEITSEKLAGVKLWITAGPREKFTAAEFEVLKKYLEEGGDILVMLGEGGESRYDTNINFLLEEYGIMVNNDAVVRNVYYKYFHPKEALVSNGVLNREISRAAGKAVLGIMDEDNSGNDSQALTFVYPFGATLNVMKPAVAVLSTGSVCFPLNRPILAFYHYKNQGGKMAVLGSCHMFSDQYLDKEENGKIMDVIFQWLTTTDIHLNQIDAEDPEISDYTMLPDIATLSERLRVCLQEGDENPRDFTTLFDMSIYQLDTTSLPKVIKSYEQLNVKHEPLQLIQPQFETPLPALQPAVFPPAFRELPPPSLDLFDLDETFSSEKARLAQITNKCTEDDLEFYVRKCGDILGVTNKLPKEQQDAKHILEHIFFQVVEFKKLNQEHDIDTSEAGFQNGY, from the exons ATGGTGGCGACTCCGCGG GTCACTATGGAGACAGAGCTTCGGAACACCATAGTCTTCAATGCATCCAAAAAGGAGATTTTCACTGTCAACAGTGGTTACAAGTCCTTACAGAAGAGGCTTCGTAGTAAATGGAAGATACAGAG TTTAAAAGATGAGATCACATCCGAGAAGCTAGCTGGGGTAAAATTGTGGATTACAGCAGGGCCCAGAGAGAAGTTCACTGCAGCTGAG TTTGAGGTTCTGAAGAAATATCTAGAAGAGGGTGGGGATATCCTGGTGATGCTGGGAGAAGGTGGTGAATCCCGATATGACACCAATATTAACTTCTTGTTAGAAGAGTATGGAATCATGGTCAATAATG atGCTGTGGTGAGAAATGTATATTATAAGTACTTTCATCCTAAGGAAGCCTTAGTCTCCAATGGAGTTTTGAATAG GGAAATCAGCAGAGCTGCAGGGAAAGCAGTGCTTGGGATAATGGATGAAGACAACAGTGGAAATGACTCACA GGCTCTCACTTTTGTGTATCCATTTGGTGCCACACTGAATGTGATGAAACCAGCAGTGGCTGTTCTGTCCACAGGATCTGTCTGCTTTCCACTCAACAGACCCATTCTGGCTTTTTACCATTATAAG AACCAAGGTGGAAAAATGGCAGTGTTGGGATCTTGCCACATGTTCAGTGACCAATATTTGGATAAAGAAGAAAATGGCAAGATCATG GATGTGATTTTCCAGTGGCTCACAACCACGGACATCCATTTAAATCAGATTGATGCAGAGGACCCTGAG ATTTCAGACTATACGATGCTTCCGGATATAGCCACGCTGTCTGAGCGACTACGAGTGTGTCTACAAGAGGGAGACGAGAACCCACGAGATTTCACAACGCTTTTTGATATGTCAATTTATCAGCTGGATACAACCTCCCTCCCTAAAGTTATCAA ATCTTATGAACAGCTGAATGTGAAACATGAACCTCTCCAGCTCATTCAGCCTCAGTTTGAGACTCCACTACCTGCACTCCAGCCAGCT GTTTTCCCACCTGCTTTCAGAGAATTACCTCCGCCCAGTCTGGACCTGTTTGACTTAGATGAAACGTTCTCCTCTGAGAAAGCTCGTCTTGCACAGATTACAAACAAAT GTACTGAAGACGACCTGGAGTTTTATGTCAGAAAATGTGGTGATATCTTAGGGGTAACAAACAAACTCCCAAAGGAGCAGCAAGATGCCAAGCATATCTTGGAGCACATCTTCTTCCAAGTGGTGGAGTTCAAGAAGTTGAATCAG GAACATGATATTGACACAAGTGAAGCTGGATTCCAGAATGGTTACTGA
- the IFT52 gene encoding intraflagellar transport protein 52 homolog isoform X4 encodes MDEDNSGNDSQALTFVYPFGATLNVMKPAVAVLSTGSVCFPLNRPILAFYHYKNQGGKMAVLGSCHMFSDQYLDKEENGKIMDVIFQWLTTTDIHLNQIDAEDPEISDYTMLPDIATLSERLRVCLQEGDENPRDFTTLFDMSIYQLDTTSLPKVIKSYEQLNVKHEPLQLIQPQFETPLPALQPAVFPPAFRELPPPSLDLFDLDETFSSEKARLAQITNKCTEDDLEFYVRKCGDILGVTNKLPKEQQDAKHILEHIFFQVVEFKKLNQEHDIDTSEAGFQNGY; translated from the exons ATGGATGAAGACAACAGTGGAAATGACTCACA GGCTCTCACTTTTGTGTATCCATTTGGTGCCACACTGAATGTGATGAAACCAGCAGTGGCTGTTCTGTCCACAGGATCTGTCTGCTTTCCACTCAACAGACCCATTCTGGCTTTTTACCATTATAAG AACCAAGGTGGAAAAATGGCAGTGTTGGGATCTTGCCACATGTTCAGTGACCAATATTTGGATAAAGAAGAAAATGGCAAGATCATG GATGTGATTTTCCAGTGGCTCACAACCACGGACATCCATTTAAATCAGATTGATGCAGAGGACCCTGAG ATTTCAGACTATACGATGCTTCCGGATATAGCCACGCTGTCTGAGCGACTACGAGTGTGTCTACAAGAGGGAGACGAGAACCCACGAGATTTCACAACGCTTTTTGATATGTCAATTTATCAGCTGGATACAACCTCCCTCCCTAAAGTTATCAA ATCTTATGAACAGCTGAATGTGAAACATGAACCTCTCCAGCTCATTCAGCCTCAGTTTGAGACTCCACTACCTGCACTCCAGCCAGCT GTTTTCCCACCTGCTTTCAGAGAATTACCTCCGCCCAGTCTGGACCTGTTTGACTTAGATGAAACGTTCTCCTCTGAGAAAGCTCGTCTTGCACAGATTACAAACAAAT GTACTGAAGACGACCTGGAGTTTTATGTCAGAAAATGTGGTGATATCTTAGGGGTAACAAACAAACTCCCAAAGGAGCAGCAAGATGCCAAGCATATCTTGGAGCACATCTTCTTCCAAGTGGTGGAGTTCAAGAAGTTGAATCAG GAACATGATATTGACACAAGTGAAGCTGGATTCCAGAATGGTTACTGA